Proteins encoded in a region of the Zea mays cultivar B73 chromosome 4, Zm-B73-REFERENCE-NAM-5.0, whole genome shotgun sequence genome:
- the LOC100381724 gene encoding putative protein of unknown function (DUF640) domain family protein — translation MDHHHHHHHHMIPGQEPPAADSSAPDSFFLGPAGAIIFSGGAGVSGAGSSSGAAALGSSAGAGGGPSPSSSSPSLSRYESQKRRDWNTFGQYLRNHRPPLSLSRCSGAHVLEFLKYMDQFGKTKVHTPVCPFYGHPNPPAPCPCPLRQAWGSLDALIGRLRAAYEENGGTPEMNPFGARAVRLYLREVRESQARARGISYEKKKRKKPSAASAAAPGPSSEGSPPPGPSGGGGGFGTSASPRFIMP, via the coding sequence ATGGATCaccatcaccaccaccaccatcacaTGATCCCGGGCCAAGAGCCACCGGCGGCGGATAGCTCAGCCCCGGACAGCTTCTTCCTCGGCCCCGCGGGAGCCATCATATTCTCCGGAGGCGCCGGGGTGTCGGGGGCCGGCTCGTCGTCGGGCGCCGCGGCCCTCGGATCATCCGCGGGGGCAGGAGGTGGGCCGTCGCCGTCCAGCTCGTCACCGTCGCTGAGCCGGTACGAGTCCCAGAAGCGCCGGGACTGGAACACGTTCGGGCAGTACCTCCGAAACCACCGGCCGCCACTGTCGTTGTCGCGGTGCAGCGGTGCACACGTGCTGGAGTTCCTCAAATATATGGATCAGTTCGGCAAGACCAAGGTGCACACGCCGGTGTGCCCCTTCTACGGGCACCCCAACCCGCCCGCGCCGTGCCCGTGCCCGCTGCGCCAGGCCTGGGGTTCCCTCGACGCGCTCATCGGCCGCCTCCGCGCCGCCTACGAGGAGAACGGCGGCACGCCCGAGATGAACCCGTTCGGCGCGCGCGCCGTGCGGCTCTACCTGCGCGAGGTGCGCGAGTCGCAGGCGCGTGCCAGGGGGATCAGCTACGAGAAGAAGAAGCGCAAGAAGCCGTCGGCAGCCTCGGCCGCGGCCCCTGGGCCGTCGTCCGAGGGAAGCCCACCACCAGGACCGTCCGGCGGAGGAGGAGGATTCGGCACGTCGGCGTCGCCGCGGTTCATCATGCCGTGA